The genomic DNA tctccaccacccccgacctcccgctaaaacaggctttggcaggggggtagggtgccagaagattggtcttgcctagggcgccagaagccctagcaccggtcctgcctgcAAGGCCTTCAGTGATTAGGCAATAGGCATGGATATAAGGAATTAGGTGTTTGTTAAGATTTCGTGGACCACCGTTGTTAAAGTCCTTGCAAATTGATAAAAGAATCCTGAACCTGGCCCAGCATATGTGCTGGTGTTAGTCTGGGGGTGGGTTTCTTTACTCACAGAAAGCAAGTTCATTAGTCTAATTCTGGAAAGGCAGGAGTACAATTTAGAATAGTGGGCAGCAGAGCTCAAACCAAGTATTACCAAAAAAGAGCAACAGCTAAAGAGGGTCTTATTCTTTTGTTACCCTGTTAAGATAATCCAATTGGTAGAAGAAGGTGAGAATCACATACCAGTTAGCAATGTCTTTGTGAGCTACTAAATTCTGTAAGAATGCTTGGAGTCCCAGCTGTCTATCTTCCAGAAAATCAGGATTGTAATTATCCTTGAACCAGCGCTTTGGTGGTAGTGCCAATCGGAAACCAGGAAACATATCTTTGAGCTGAAAAAGCAAACCAAGTAGATAGCAAGGAATTACACTTTCTGCATACAGTTAATATATCACtaaggtgtttgttttttcctttgctttttatcTATTTCTATCCCTTTGACTCAGATTAATGTACAATGGGTTGTTTTGCTGAGATTTTCTCAGCAAAGGGTGGTATGTCAAGCTGGTTTGAAGAGCAGAAACACCATATCAAATGCAGTACCAGTGCGCCAATACCTGAAAACAACCACTATCTATTAATTCacgttttaaaaaaagcaaaaaaactgtGGAAATTTGAGCCGTGCTACTGCACTATTCCTCTGTCTTCTGTGGTACAAACAAATGACTAGTCAGGAAACACATTATAGGAATGCATCTTGTTAGAAGAATGTTTACAACAATAGGCAGAGATATATGAATCTTAGCAAACTAGCCTTCTCTTGATTAAGCAAGGGGTAGCATTCAACATTAATGAACATGGAAGTTAGGCCCGTTCATTTTAACGGGTGTACTCTGTGTAAAAGTTAGTTGAGGGCCACCTAAGATTTTGCAGAccaaaccatgggggggggggaaggaaggtaaCCAGAAAAAGTTAAAGGGCTTGCAGGTATTATTTTTAGGTGTCAAATATGCAAATCATCCTGTGATCTTCACAtgaagagtggtttaacaattcaattaaaaaatgtaaataaatatggCTCTGGAATGGCTTTCCAAATACCATTTAAAAGTAGTGCTTCTCAGTGAACTTACTAGCTCTATGGCAAAGCAATTGCTTGTTTTTCTCACTCTAACTTTTCAAAGTTGGAAGCAAAAATGTTAATCTGGTACATTAACAGCTGGAGATCAAGAATTATATACCTTGTCATTAAGCCTGGAGAAGTCCGTATACCTTCTAAAAACTACCCAGTTTTCCTCTGGATTTTTCTTTACAAGGATTTTGTAAAcctgttaaataaaaacaaacaaactattaaAGCAGTTTCAGTAAGTTGTGTGAGCAGTTTACTCATATTACACTATAATTACTAGGAAGCTGACATAACGCTTGCTAATGTATATATACTAaagtataaaaaataaacaagcatTTCATGCAAATATAGAACTGGTATTGTTTTACTGCTCCCAGGAGGAACCAATTCATGGAATTTGGattttctattttaaactatTTTCATAAACATAGTGTATTTCAACAAGATACCCTGATCCTACCTACACTTAGTCACTCATCCCAGCTCAGGCGGAACTGGGTTATGGGGAGACTTGCCTAATTTCCAAACTCCAGTTGCCTCAATCACATCATCTACCAATAAAGTGGAAGTTAGATTGGCAGAAAGGGTAGTGTAAGTCACACTGTTATAAAGTATTGTTTTCCCTCTATCAGGCTTGGGCTGGCTCTGCTCCTGGATTGAGTTTGGAATGTGGTAATTTATGCCATCCTAATTTACGCTGGGTTCCTATAGTTTGGCTTGCACGGTTAATCAGAATCAAGTCCCAAAGATCTGAATATTGCTTCCCGGTAATTAAGGTTAGGATTAAAAATCTAATGCATATTCAAAGTATAACCAATGAAAGTAATTTCTACTGAAACATTATGGTACATTGCAATAATCTGCAATATTAATTTATGATGACTCAGATGAAAAGGAGAACTCGTTGGACTATACCCACCTATTTAGTATCTAAACTACTGATGCCTGCATACGTCTTCTTCTCCCTTTGTGACttcagtgcagtcctatacatgtccATCCGGAAGTGTCCCACcgagttcaatgggtcttaccTCCAAATAAGGAagtatataggactgcagcctaaattacCATAAAAAAtccttttctgtgtttttttttgaagTGTTGTTTACACAGAACAACCACTTCAAAAACACAGCCTCGGTTATCCTCAATTGTTGAATCCAGCTCAGACAGCAAAAAGTAATCAACACCGCTTTATGTAATTCCAGCCATGCTCAAGCTACCCATGTGTATAAAGCTGAGCAAGGTTAAAATTTGCAGAACTGAAAGCATTTATTGTTTTTAGAAGCTCAACAGTGCTGGAATCAACAACTTTTATACAAGAACAGAtggcttaattaattaattaatttcaagtatttatattccacttttcaatAGAAAAGATCACAAAGCAGTTTAGCggcttataaacaaacaaacaaacaaacaaacaacaacaatggtaaaATAATAGAAATACTGTATGGAAATGATCAGAACCCATAAATcatacaatatataaaacatcaaacccTGTGACACAGAATTCCACTCACTCAATACACTTACATCCGCTCAACTTCGATGTCTGCTCACACATCTGCACCTCAAACCATCTACTACACCTGCACACATTCACCCACACTCACACGCTCCACAATTGCAGATCCCAGTAATCCCGAGTACATACACAAAGGCCAGATCACAACACTAGTAGCCGGATACTATGAGGCAGTCATTGTCCAGAATAGGAGTCAAGAGAGGAATGGGGGTGAGGAATCACATAGTATGGAAACGGCATCTAGCAGGCAATTCAAGAGCCATTTAAGAAACACAGTGAAGTCTCGTTCACAGTACTTACTGTGCAGCGTGATTAGTATTTTTTAAGGATTCTGTGAAACTTTAGTCAAAATTCCTGAAGAAGAAAGCACAACTTACAGTGAATTTTGCCCTCTCTTCCATCACCTCATAACCTAGTATTGTAGGCGTAGCAGGCCGATCTTCCCAGCTCCCAGAGTTTATGTTTTGCTCACTGTCTTCTGATGGTTGAGTGCAATATTCCATAGATGTGTTCGTACCTATAAATTTAGTCCTAACAAGCGGACTATTGCAAGGAGATGAAGTGGCACCAATTGCATCAGGGACACTCCTCTTTTTAAAACTACTGATAGAAGATTCCTCTAGCTGTGCTTTTGAAGAATCTGAACATGTTGAAATGCTCCCAAGAGATGATCTTCTTTGGTTTCTATTTGTGGTAAAACTAGTAGAACTTCCTATAGGTATTGGAACAGGAACATACGGAGTAGCCATCCTTCATTAGCAACCGTAAGAAAGCTTATACTTCTTGATTGTAGAATTTATGGAACTCTCATTCACGTTCCCTTCAGTTATCTGGAAATAAGAGAAAGCaggttttcaaacaaacaaaactgtttATAGAGACATTCTCATAACCTTATTTAAAACATGGAGATTCCCCTCAATGTCTGTATTAAGCAACAACAGAGTACGAATGGCTTTATATAGAACTGGAAAATAATTTTACATAATAAGAACATAACTTAGGGTTGCTAGATGTCACAAAGTCTTATAAAATGCTTCAGTAAATTCTCATACCAGATGCTGACCTAATCCTGCCTGGTACATCCT from Lacerta agilis isolate rLacAgi1 chromosome 7, rLacAgi1.pri, whole genome shotgun sequence includes the following:
- the SNX16 gene encoding sorting nexin-16 — encoded protein: MATPYVPVPIPIGSSTSFTTNRNQRRSSLGSISTCSDSSKAQLEESSISSFKKRSVPDAIGATSSPCNSPLVRTKFIGTNTSMEYCTQPSEDSEQNINSGSWEDRPATPTILGYEVMEERAKFTVYKILVKKNPEENWVVFRRYTDFSRLNDKLKDMFPGFRLALPPKRWFKDNYNPDFLEDRQLGLQAFLQNLVAHKDIANCLAVREFLCLDDPPGPFDSLEESRAFCETLEETNYRLQKELAEKQKEVEALKKMLNEKEVYIDAIEKQLGDLNLGKVKSRKLSGQESECSGEVESSAIEADQGGLEEDNSSEKENQATSWSGSLAENHVPEIEVAEVAYTTDEEM